A single window of Hyla sarda isolate aHylSar1 chromosome 2, aHylSar1.hap1, whole genome shotgun sequence DNA harbors:
- the NACA gene encoding nascent polypeptide-associated complex subunit alpha isoform X5, whose translation MPGEATETVPVAEQELHQPQAETVPKVETPPTVGAAGAIESKSPAPENKTTPESPAAPVVESIAPVPKTEFPAPVAPVEPAAAAATKAPVPKTALPAPVAPVEPAAADDSKAPVPKTGPPTPVAPVEPASTEDPENKNKPESPAVPVVESKPSETQAPPAELPALPASDAKAPASKTKLPPPETPKAATKESKPEAPKLETFPTVVPAEPIAESKAPAPEDKTTSETPAAPVVQSKTPAAPVVESKTPASKTHLPQTDAPPVPVATGKESAQTELPAPVAPVEPSADAKAPETQAPPAELPALPASDAKAPVSKTKLPPPETPKAATKESKTEAQKKKSKSAGPKVPVADSKASAPKLETVPTVVPAEPIAESKAPAPEDKTTSETPAAPVVQSKTPAAPVVESKTPAAPVVESKTPASKTHLPQTDAPPVPVATGKESAQKTELPAPVAPVAPSADAKAPAPENKTTSETPAAPIAESKPSAPEKMTDSKRPAVPVVESKAPAFLSGSLVVQADAVVDRALSQPDIESGSAMLATNIQCLVPDKLCAVDVVDAPIGVSEGTVVQDLRFHGAVSPNDWALQETVHKNCSPFEVSSVEVEFTPENILPGTCETPTDEFYPAEEYFAPFPGIFDSKHMLPICVLPLQEAFDTESVILAPAAPSEEAEAPAAPSEEAEAPAAPSEEAEAPAAPSEEAEAPAAPSEEAEAPAAPSEEAEAPAAPSEEAEAPVIEGHLLIETLAAQPVDDSSVVFHNVAPAISFEDVVQSSLLEVIPTEDAAVSEETPPLDSATPLVLEVPAKEEAPTIGPVEGTAAVTEKLLPCSQSVQDTEIKTTEMAFGETLDMIKPINESGQKSEAYSEGLGKDVMLSPEVTLNEGYEDLNQSLSTDSVNENISNEPKHAGSPVSVPESVGSFSVEESARPASLMMICATSLLMSASATPDNSSDLTPSKDLSFSAASNLCSSPILLANKVEKVSQGSAPELDIQSPAKELTPPPAVPSVPLASVSSPLVSKTPASPPAPVVVEEEELPPLIPAEVPTKEVVFQPVTVDLASPKPPVAAPVKEPILKNDKGSGTESDSDDSPPELEQDTQTSTQQAQLAAAAEIDEEPVSKAKQSRSEKKARKAMSKLGLRQVTGVTRVTIRKSKNILFVITKPDVYKSPASDTYIVFGEAKIEDLSQQAQLAAAEKFKVQGEAVSNIQENTQTPTVQEESEEEEVDETGVEVKDIELVMSQANVSRAKAVRALKNNSNDIVNAIMELTM comes from the exons TTCCTAAAGTAGAGACCCCTCCCACTGTCGGTGCTGCTGGAGCCATTGAATCAAAATCACCAG CTCCAGAAAACAAAACTACACCTGAAAGTCCTGCAGCGCCTGTAGTGGAGTCCATAGCTCCAG TTCCAAAAACTGAGTTCCCCGCCCCTGTGGCTCCAGTagagcctgctgctgctgctgctactaaggCTCCAG TTCCAAAAACTGCGCTCCCCGCCCCTGTGGCCCCAGTAgagcctgctgctgctgatgattcTAAGGCTCCAG TTCCAAAAACAGGGCCGCCCACCCCTGTGGCTCCAGTAGAGCCTGCTTCTACTGAGGATCCAG aaaacaaaaataaacctgaAAGTCCTGCAGTGCCTGTAGTGGAGTCCAAACCTTCAG AAACACAGGCTCCACCAGCTGAACTTCCTGCGTTGCCTGCTTCTGATGCCAAGGCGCCAG CCTCAAAAACCAAGCTTCCACCCCCTGAGACCCCTAAAGCTGCCACTAAAGAGTCCAAACCTGAAG CTCCTAAACTAGAGACTTTTCCCACTGTGGTCCCTGCTGAGCCCATTGCTGAATCAAAAGCACCAG CCCCAGAAGACAAAACTACATCTGAAACTCCTGCAGCGCCCGTAGTACAGTCCAaaactcctgcagcacccgtagTAGAGTCCAAAACTCCAG CTTCAAAGACACATCTGCCTCAGACTGATGCTCCTCCGGTGCCTGTGGCTACTGGCAAAGAATCAG CTCAAACAGAGCTGCCCGCCCCTGTGGCCCCAGTAGAGCCTTCTGCTGATGCTAAAGCTCCAG AAACACAGGCTCCACCAGCTGAACTTCCTGCGTTGCCTGCTTCTGATGCCAAGGCGCCAG TCTCAAAAACCAAGCTTCCACCCCCTGAGACCCCTAAAGCTGCCACTAAAGAGTCCAAAACTGAAG CACAAAAGAAAAAGTCCAAGTCTGCTGGCCCTAAAGTCCCTGTTGCGGACTCTAAAGCATCAG CTCCTAAACTAGAGACTGTTCCCACTGTGGTCCCTGCTGAGCCCATTGCTGAATCAAAAGCACCAG CCCCAGAAGACAAAACTACATCTGAAACTCCTGCAGCGCCCGTAGTACAGTCCAAAACTCCTGCAGCGCCCGTAGTAGAGTCCAAAACTCCTGCAGCGCCCGTAGTAGAGTCCAAAACTCCAG CTTCAAAGACACATCTGCCTCAGACTGATGCTCCTCCGGTGCCTGTGGCTACTGGCAAAGAATCAG CTCAAAAAACAGAGCTGCCCGCCCCTGTGGCTCCAGTAGCGCCTTCTGCTGATGCTAAGGCTCCAG CACcagaaaataaaactacatctgaAACTCCTGCAGCGCCCATAGCAGAGTCCAAACCTTCAG CTCCAGAAAAGATGACTGATTCTAAAAGGCCTGCAGTGCCTGTTGTGGAGTCGAAAGCTCCAG CTTTTCTTTCTGGCTCACTGGTTGTACAAGCTGATGCTGTAGTTGATAGAGCTCTGAGCCAGCCTGATATAGAAAGTGGCTCCGCAATGCTTGCTACTAACATTCAGTGTTTAGTGCCTGATAAGTTATGTGCTGTAGATGTAGTAGATGCTCCCATTGGTGTTTCTGAAGGGACTGTAGTTCAGGATTTGAGATTCCATGGTGCGGTTTCTCCAAATGACTGGGCACTACAGGAAACGGTGCACAAAAATTGTTCACCATTTGAGGTGTCATCTGTAGAGGTAGAATTCACACCTGAAAATATATTGCCAGGCACTTGTGAAACTCCTACTGATGAGTTTTACCCAGCAGAGGAATATTTTGCTCCATTTCCAGGGATATTTGATTCAAAGCATATGCTACCAATCTGTGTGCTGCCCTTACAGGAAGCATTTGATACAGAATCAGTGATCTTGGCCCCGGCAGCCCCCTCTGAGGAGGCGGAGGCCCCGGCAGCCCCCTCTGAGGAGGCGGAGGCCCCGGCAGCCCCCTCTGAGGAGGCGGAGGCCCCGGCAGCCCCCTCTGAGGAGGCGGAGGCCCCGGCAGCCCCCTCTGAGGAGGCGGAGGCCCCGGCAGCCCCCTCTGAGGAGGCGGAGGCCCCGGCAGCCCCCTCTGAGGAGGCGGAGGCCCCGGTAATAGAGGGCCATTTACTAATAGAGACCCTAGCTGCTCAACCAGTGGACGACTCTTCTGTAGTGTTCCATAATGTGGCTCCAGCTATTTCCTTTGAAGATGTTGTTCAGTCATCTCTACTTGAGGTGATTCCAACAGAAGACGCTGCTGTTTCTGAGGAGACCCCTCCATTAGACAGTGCAACTCCTCTAGTCCTTGAAGTCCCAGCAAAGGAGGAGGCCCCTACCATTGGGCCTGTGGAGGGTACGGCTGCAGTCACTGAGAAATTGCTTCCTTGTTCCCAGTCTGTACAAGATACTGAGATAAAAACCACGGAAATGGCTTTTGGTGAAACATTAGATATGATAAAACCTATTAATGAATCTGGTCAGAAATCTGAGGCCTATTCTGAGGGGCTAGGAAAGGATGTGATGTTATCCCCTGAGGTAACCTTGAATGAGGGGTATGAGGATTTAAATCAATCTCTTTCTACAGACTCTGTAAATGAAAATATATCCAATGAGCCAAAGCACGCTGGCTCTCCAGTTTCTGTGCCTGAAAGTGTTGGGTCATTTTCTGTGGAGGAATCTGCCCGGCCGGCCTCTCTTATGATGATTTGTGCCACTTCCCTTCTTATGTCTGCTTCCGCTACCCCAGATAACAGTAGTGACCTGACCCCTTCTAAAGACCTTTCATTCTCTGCTGCTTCTAATCTCTGTTCTTCTCCTATTCTTCTAGCTAATAAAGTTGAGAAAGTGTCTCAGGGTTCTGCTCCAGAGCTAGATATCCAAAGTCCTGCAAAAGAGCTAACCCCTCCTCCTGCTGTGCCTTCTGTACCTCTTGCTTCTGTTTCTTCACCTCTTGTCTCAAAAACGCCTGCCTCGCCACCTGCCCCTGTTGTTGTTGAAGAGGAGGAATTGCCCCCTCTGATTCCAGCAGAGGTTCCCACTAAGGAAGTGGTGTTTCAGCCGGTCACGGTGGACCTTGCCTCCCCTAAACCACCTGTAGCTGCTCCTGTGAAGGAGCCAATTCTGAAGAACGACAAGG GGTCTGGGACAGAATCCGACAGTGATGATTCTCCTCCAGAGCTGGAACAGGACACACAAACCTCTACACAGCAGGCACAG ctggcagcagcagcagaaatAGACGAGGAACCTGTCAGCAAAGCAAAACAGAGCAGGAGTGAAAAGAAAGCAAGAAAG GCTATGTCAAAGTTGGGGCTTCGCCAGGTCACCGGAGTTACACGAGTCACTATCCGAAAATCTAAGAACATTTTGTTTGTCATAACAAAGCCAGACGTATACAAGAGCCCAGCATCAGATACCTATATTGTCTTTGGAGAAGCTAAG ATTGAAGATCTCTCACAACAAGCCCAATTGGCTGCTGCAGAAAAGTTCAAGGTACAAGGAGAAGCAGTCTCAAACATACAGGAAAACACACAGACTCCCACAGTACAGGAGGAAAGCGAAGAGGAAGAG gttgatGAGACTGGAGTAGAAGTGAAGGACATTGAACTCGTAATGTCACAAGCTAATGTGTCCAGGGCGAAGGCTGTGCGTGCTCTCAAGAACAACAGCAACGACATTGTAAACGCCATCATG GAGTTGACGATGTGA
- the NACA gene encoding nascent polypeptide-associated complex subunit alpha isoform X28 codes for MPGEATETVPVAEQELHQPQAETVPKVETPPTVGAAGAIESKSPAPENKTTPESPAAPVVESIAPVPKTEFPAPVAPVEPAAAAATKAPVPKTALPAPVAPVEPAAADDSKAPVPKTGPPTPVAPVEPASTEDPENKNKPESPAVPVVESKPSETQAPPAELPALPASDAKAPASKTKLPPPETPKAATKESKPEAQKKKSKSAGPKVPVADSKASAPKLETFPTVVPAEPIAESKAPAPEDKTTSETPAAPVVQSKTPAAPVVESKTPASKTHLPQTDAPPVPVATGKESAQTELPAPVAPVEPSADAKAPETQAPPAELPALPASDAKAPAQKTELPAPVAPVAPSADAKAPAPENKTTSETPAAPIAESKPSAPEKMTDSKRPAVPVVESKAPAFLSGSLVVQADAVVDRALSQPDIESGSAMLATNIQCLVPDKLCAVDVVDAPIGVSEGTVVQDLRFHGAVSPNDWALQETVHKNCSPFEVSSVEVEFTPENILPGTCETPTDEFYPAEEYFAPFPGIFDSKHMLPICVLPLQEAFDTESVILAPAAPSEEAEAPAAPSEEAEAPAAPSEEAEAPAAPSEEAEAPAAPSEEAEAPAAPSEEAEAPAAPSEEAEAPVIEGHLLIETLAAQPVDDSSVVFHNVAPAISFEDVVQSSLLEVIPTEDAAVSEETPPLDSATPLVLEVPAKEEAPTIGPVEGTAAVTEKLLPCSQSVQDTEIKTTEMAFGETLDMIKPINESGQKSEAYSEGLGKDVMLSPEVTLNEGYEDLNQSLSTDSVNENISNEPKHAGSPVSVPESVGSFSVEESARPASLMMICATSLLMSASATPDNSSDLTPSKDLSFSAASNLCSSPILLANKVEKVSQGSAPELDIQSPAKELTPPPAVPSVPLASVSSPLVSKTPASPPAPVVVEEEELPPLIPAEVPTKEVVFQPVTVDLASPKPPVAAPVKEPILKNDKGSGTESDSDDSPPELEQDTQTSTQQAQLAAAAEIDEEPVSKAKQSRSEKKARKAMSKLGLRQVTGVTRVTIRKSKNILFVITKPDVYKSPASDTYIVFGEAKIEDLSQQAQLAAAEKFKVQGEAVSNIQENTQTPTVQEESEEEEVDETGVEVKDIELVMSQANVSRAKAVRALKNNSNDIVNAIMELTM; via the exons TTCCTAAAGTAGAGACCCCTCCCACTGTCGGTGCTGCTGGAGCCATTGAATCAAAATCACCAG CTCCAGAAAACAAAACTACACCTGAAAGTCCTGCAGCGCCTGTAGTGGAGTCCATAGCTCCAG TTCCAAAAACTGAGTTCCCCGCCCCTGTGGCTCCAGTagagcctgctgctgctgctgctactaaggCTCCAG TTCCAAAAACTGCGCTCCCCGCCCCTGTGGCCCCAGTAgagcctgctgctgctgatgattcTAAGGCTCCAG TTCCAAAAACAGGGCCGCCCACCCCTGTGGCTCCAGTAGAGCCTGCTTCTACTGAGGATCCAG aaaacaaaaataaacctgaAAGTCCTGCAGTGCCTGTAGTGGAGTCCAAACCTTCAG AAACACAGGCTCCACCAGCTGAACTTCCTGCGTTGCCTGCTTCTGATGCCAAGGCGCCAG CCTCAAAAACCAAGCTTCCACCCCCTGAGACCCCTAAAGCTGCCACTAAAGAGTCCAAACCTGAAG CACAAAAGAAAAAGTCCAAGTCTGCTGGCCCTAAAGTCCCTGTTGCTGACTCTAAAGCATCAG CTCCTAAACTAGAGACTTTTCCCACTGTGGTCCCTGCTGAGCCCATTGCTGAATCAAAAGCACCAG CCCCAGAAGACAAAACTACATCTGAAACTCCTGCAGCGCCCGTAGTACAGTCCAaaactcctgcagcacccgtagTAGAGTCCAAAACTCCAG CTTCAAAGACACATCTGCCTCAGACTGATGCTCCTCCGGTGCCTGTGGCTACTGGCAAAGAATCAG CTCAAACAGAGCTGCCCGCCCCTGTGGCCCCAGTAGAGCCTTCTGCTGATGCTAAAGCTCCAG AAACACAGGCTCCACCAGCTGAACTTCCTGCGTTGCCTGCTTCTGATGCCAAGGCGCCAG CTCAAAAAACAGAGCTGCCCGCCCCTGTGGCTCCAGTAGCGCCTTCTGCTGATGCTAAGGCTCCAG CACcagaaaataaaactacatctgaAACTCCTGCAGCGCCCATAGCAGAGTCCAAACCTTCAG CTCCAGAAAAGATGACTGATTCTAAAAGGCCTGCAGTGCCTGTTGTGGAGTCGAAAGCTCCAG CTTTTCTTTCTGGCTCACTGGTTGTACAAGCTGATGCTGTAGTTGATAGAGCTCTGAGCCAGCCTGATATAGAAAGTGGCTCCGCAATGCTTGCTACTAACATTCAGTGTTTAGTGCCTGATAAGTTATGTGCTGTAGATGTAGTAGATGCTCCCATTGGTGTTTCTGAAGGGACTGTAGTTCAGGATTTGAGATTCCATGGTGCGGTTTCTCCAAATGACTGGGCACTACAGGAAACGGTGCACAAAAATTGTTCACCATTTGAGGTGTCATCTGTAGAGGTAGAATTCACACCTGAAAATATATTGCCAGGCACTTGTGAAACTCCTACTGATGAGTTTTACCCAGCAGAGGAATATTTTGCTCCATTTCCAGGGATATTTGATTCAAAGCATATGCTACCAATCTGTGTGCTGCCCTTACAGGAAGCATTTGATACAGAATCAGTGATCTTGGCCCCGGCAGCCCCCTCTGAGGAGGCGGAGGCCCCGGCAGCCCCCTCTGAGGAGGCGGAGGCCCCGGCAGCCCCCTCTGAGGAGGCGGAGGCCCCGGCAGCCCCCTCTGAGGAGGCGGAGGCCCCGGCAGCCCCCTCTGAGGAGGCGGAGGCCCCGGCAGCCCCCTCTGAGGAGGCGGAGGCCCCGGCAGCCCCCTCTGAGGAGGCGGAGGCCCCGGTAATAGAGGGCCATTTACTAATAGAGACCCTAGCTGCTCAACCAGTGGACGACTCTTCTGTAGTGTTCCATAATGTGGCTCCAGCTATTTCCTTTGAAGATGTTGTTCAGTCATCTCTACTTGAGGTGATTCCAACAGAAGACGCTGCTGTTTCTGAGGAGACCCCTCCATTAGACAGTGCAACTCCTCTAGTCCTTGAAGTCCCAGCAAAGGAGGAGGCCCCTACCATTGGGCCTGTGGAGGGTACGGCTGCAGTCACTGAGAAATTGCTTCCTTGTTCCCAGTCTGTACAAGATACTGAGATAAAAACCACGGAAATGGCTTTTGGTGAAACATTAGATATGATAAAACCTATTAATGAATCTGGTCAGAAATCTGAGGCCTATTCTGAGGGGCTAGGAAAGGATGTGATGTTATCCCCTGAGGTAACCTTGAATGAGGGGTATGAGGATTTAAATCAATCTCTTTCTACAGACTCTGTAAATGAAAATATATCCAATGAGCCAAAGCACGCTGGCTCTCCAGTTTCTGTGCCTGAAAGTGTTGGGTCATTTTCTGTGGAGGAATCTGCCCGGCCGGCCTCTCTTATGATGATTTGTGCCACTTCCCTTCTTATGTCTGCTTCCGCTACCCCAGATAACAGTAGTGACCTGACCCCTTCTAAAGACCTTTCATTCTCTGCTGCTTCTAATCTCTGTTCTTCTCCTATTCTTCTAGCTAATAAAGTTGAGAAAGTGTCTCAGGGTTCTGCTCCAGAGCTAGATATCCAAAGTCCTGCAAAAGAGCTAACCCCTCCTCCTGCTGTGCCTTCTGTACCTCTTGCTTCTGTTTCTTCACCTCTTGTCTCAAAAACGCCTGCCTCGCCACCTGCCCCTGTTGTTGTTGAAGAGGAGGAATTGCCCCCTCTGATTCCAGCAGAGGTTCCCACTAAGGAAGTGGTGTTTCAGCCGGTCACGGTGGACCTTGCCTCCCCTAAACCACCTGTAGCTGCTCCTGTGAAGGAGCCAATTCTGAAGAACGACAAGG GGTCTGGGACAGAATCCGACAGTGATGATTCTCCTCCAGAGCTGGAACAGGACACACAAACCTCTACACAGCAGGCACAG ctggcagcagcagcagaaatAGACGAGGAACCTGTCAGCAAAGCAAAACAGAGCAGGAGTGAAAAGAAAGCAAGAAAG GCTATGTCAAAGTTGGGGCTTCGCCAGGTCACCGGAGTTACACGAGTCACTATCCGAAAATCTAAGAACATTTTGTTTGTCATAACAAAGCCAGACGTATACAAGAGCCCAGCATCAGATACCTATATTGTCTTTGGAGAAGCTAAG ATTGAAGATCTCTCACAACAAGCCCAATTGGCTGCTGCAGAAAAGTTCAAGGTACAAGGAGAAGCAGTCTCAAACATACAGGAAAACACACAGACTCCCACAGTACAGGAGGAAAGCGAAGAGGAAGAG gttgatGAGACTGGAGTAGAAGTGAAGGACATTGAACTCGTAATGTCACAAGCTAATGTGTCCAGGGCGAAGGCTGTGCGTGCTCTCAAGAACAACAGCAACGACATTGTAAACGCCATCATG GAGTTGACGATGTGA
- the NACA gene encoding nascent polypeptide-associated complex subunit alpha isoform X15, translated as MPGEATETVPVAEQELHQPQAETVPKVETPPTVGAAGAIESKSPAPENKTTPESPAAPVVESIAPVPKTEFPAPVAPVEPAAAAATKAPVPKTALPAPVAPVEPAAADDSKAPVPKTGPPTPVAPVEPASTEDPENKNKPESPAVPVVESKPSETQAPPAELPALPASDAKAPASKTKLPPPETPKAATKESKPEAQKKKSKSAGPKVPVADSKASAPKLETFPTVVPAEPIAESKAPAPEDKTTSETPAAPVVQSKTPAAPVVESKTPASKTHLPQTDAPPVPVATGKESAQTELPAPVAPVEPSADAKAPETQAPPAELPALPASDAKAPAPKLETVPTVVPAEPIAESKAPAPEDKTTSETPAAPVVQSKTPAAPVVESKTPAAPVVESKTPASKTHLPQTDAPPVPVATGKESAQKTELPAPVAPVAPSADAKAPAPENKTTSETPAAPIAESKPSAPEKMTDSKRPAVPVVESKAPAFLSGSLVVQADAVVDRALSQPDIESGSAMLATNIQCLVPDKLCAVDVVDAPIGVSEGTVVQDLRFHGAVSPNDWALQETVHKNCSPFEVSSVEVEFTPENILPGTCETPTDEFYPAEEYFAPFPGIFDSKHMLPICVLPLQEAFDTESVILAPAAPSEEAEAPAAPSEEAEAPAAPSEEAEAPAAPSEEAEAPAAPSEEAEAPAAPSEEAEAPAAPSEEAEAPVIEGHLLIETLAAQPVDDSSVVFHNVAPAISFEDVVQSSLLEVIPTEDAAVSEETPPLDSATPLVLEVPAKEEAPTIGPVEGTAAVTEKLLPCSQSVQDTEIKTTEMAFGETLDMIKPINESGQKSEAYSEGLGKDVMLSPEVTLNEGYEDLNQSLSTDSVNENISNEPKHAGSPVSVPESVGSFSVEESARPASLMMICATSLLMSASATPDNSSDLTPSKDLSFSAASNLCSSPILLANKVEKVSQGSAPELDIQSPAKELTPPPAVPSVPLASVSSPLVSKTPASPPAPVVVEEEELPPLIPAEVPTKEVVFQPVTVDLASPKPPVAAPVKEPILKNDKGSGTESDSDDSPPELEQDTQTSTQQAQLAAAAEIDEEPVSKAKQSRSEKKARKAMSKLGLRQVTGVTRVTIRKSKNILFVITKPDVYKSPASDTYIVFGEAKIEDLSQQAQLAAAEKFKVQGEAVSNIQENTQTPTVQEESEEEEVDETGVEVKDIELVMSQANVSRAKAVRALKNNSNDIVNAIMELTM; from the exons TTCCTAAAGTAGAGACCCCTCCCACTGTCGGTGCTGCTGGAGCCATTGAATCAAAATCACCAG CTCCAGAAAACAAAACTACACCTGAAAGTCCTGCAGCGCCTGTAGTGGAGTCCATAGCTCCAG TTCCAAAAACTGAGTTCCCCGCCCCTGTGGCTCCAGTagagcctgctgctgctgctgctactaaggCTCCAG TTCCAAAAACTGCGCTCCCCGCCCCTGTGGCCCCAGTAgagcctgctgctgctgatgattcTAAGGCTCCAG TTCCAAAAACAGGGCCGCCCACCCCTGTGGCTCCAGTAGAGCCTGCTTCTACTGAGGATCCAG aaaacaaaaataaacctgaAAGTCCTGCAGTGCCTGTAGTGGAGTCCAAACCTTCAG AAACACAGGCTCCACCAGCTGAACTTCCTGCGTTGCCTGCTTCTGATGCCAAGGCGCCAG CCTCAAAAACCAAGCTTCCACCCCCTGAGACCCCTAAAGCTGCCACTAAAGAGTCCAAACCTGAAG CACAAAAGAAAAAGTCCAAGTCTGCTGGCCCTAAAGTCCCTGTTGCTGACTCTAAAGCATCAG CTCCTAAACTAGAGACTTTTCCCACTGTGGTCCCTGCTGAGCCCATTGCTGAATCAAAAGCACCAG CCCCAGAAGACAAAACTACATCTGAAACTCCTGCAGCGCCCGTAGTACAGTCCAaaactcctgcagcacccgtagTAGAGTCCAAAACTCCAG CTTCAAAGACACATCTGCCTCAGACTGATGCTCCTCCGGTGCCTGTGGCTACTGGCAAAGAATCAG CTCAAACAGAGCTGCCCGCCCCTGTGGCCCCAGTAGAGCCTTCTGCTGATGCTAAAGCTCCAG AAACACAGGCTCCACCAGCTGAACTTCCTGCGTTGCCTGCTTCTGATGCCAAGGCGCCAG CTCCTAAACTAGAGACTGTTCCCACTGTGGTCCCTGCTGAGCCCATTGCTGAATCAAAAGCACCAG CCCCAGAAGACAAAACTACATCTGAAACTCCTGCAGCGCCCGTAGTACAGTCCAAAACTCCTGCAGCGCCCGTAGTAGAGTCCAAAACTCCTGCAGCGCCCGTAGTAGAGTCCAAAACTCCAG CTTCAAAGACACATCTGCCTCAGACTGATGCTCCTCCGGTGCCTGTGGCTACTGGCAAAGAATCAG CTCAAAAAACAGAGCTGCCCGCCCCTGTGGCTCCAGTAGCGCCTTCTGCTGATGCTAAGGCTCCAG CACcagaaaataaaactacatctgaAACTCCTGCAGCGCCCATAGCAGAGTCCAAACCTTCAG CTCCAGAAAAGATGACTGATTCTAAAAGGCCTGCAGTGCCTGTTGTGGAGTCGAAAGCTCCAG CTTTTCTTTCTGGCTCACTGGTTGTACAAGCTGATGCTGTAGTTGATAGAGCTCTGAGCCAGCCTGATATAGAAAGTGGCTCCGCAATGCTTGCTACTAACATTCAGTGTTTAGTGCCTGATAAGTTATGTGCTGTAGATGTAGTAGATGCTCCCATTGGTGTTTCTGAAGGGACTGTAGTTCAGGATTTGAGATTCCATGGTGCGGTTTCTCCAAATGACTGGGCACTACAGGAAACGGTGCACAAAAATTGTTCACCATTTGAGGTGTCATCTGTAGAGGTAGAATTCACACCTGAAAATATATTGCCAGGCACTTGTGAAACTCCTACTGATGAGTTTTACCCAGCAGAGGAATATTTTGCTCCATTTCCAGGGATATTTGATTCAAAGCATATGCTACCAATCTGTGTGCTGCCCTTACAGGAAGCATTTGATACAGAATCAGTGATCTTGGCCCCGGCAGCCCCCTCTGAGGAGGCGGAGGCCCCGGCAGCCCCCTCTGAGGAGGCGGAGGCCCCGGCAGCCCCCTCTGAGGAGGCGGAGGCCCCGGCAGCCCCCTCTGAGGAGGCGGAGGCCCCGGCAGCCCCCTCTGAGGAGGCGGAGGCCCCGGCAGCCCCCTCTGAGGAGGCGGAGGCCCCGGCAGCCCCCTCTGAGGAGGCGGAGGCCCCGGTAATAGAGGGCCATTTACTAATAGAGACCCTAGCTGCTCAACCAGTGGACGACTCTTCTGTAGTGTTCCATAATGTGGCTCCAGCTATTTCCTTTGAAGATGTTGTTCAGTCATCTCTACTTGAGGTGATTCCAACAGAAGACGCTGCTGTTTCTGAGGAGACCCCTCCATTAGACAGTGCAACTCCTCTAGTCCTTGAAGTCCCAGCAAAGGAGGAGGCCCCTACCATTGGGCCTGTGGAGGGTACGGCTGCAGTCACTGAGAAATTGCTTCCTTGTTCCCAGTCTGTACAAGATACTGAGATAAAAACCACGGAAATGGCTTTTGGTGAAACATTAGATATGATAAAACCTATTAATGAATCTGGTCAGAAATCTGAGGCCTATTCTGAGGGGCTAGGAAAGGATGTGATGTTATCCCCTGAGGTAACCTTGAATGAGGGGTATGAGGATTTAAATCAATCTCTTTCTACAGACTCTGTAAATGAAAATATATCCAATGAGCCAAAGCACGCTGGCTCTCCAGTTTCTGTGCCTGAAAGTGTTGGGTCATTTTCTGTGGAGGAATCTGCCCGGCCGGCCTCTCTTATGATGATTTGTGCCACTTCCCTTCTTATGTCTGCTTCCGCTACCCCAGATAACAGTAGTGACCTGACCCCTTCTAAAGACCTTTCATTCTCTGCTGCTTCTAATCTCTGTTCTTCTCCTATTCTTCTAGCTAATAAAGTTGAGAAAGTGTCTCAGGGTTCTGCTCCAGAGCTAGATATCCAAAGTCCTGCAAAAGAGCTAACCCCTCCTCCTGCTGTGCCTTCTGTACCTCTTGCTTCTGTTTCTTCACCTCTTGTCTCAAAAACGCCTGCCTCGCCACCTGCCCCTGTTGTTGTTGAAGAGGAGGAATTGCCCCCTCTGATTCCAGCAGAGGTTCCCACTAAGGAAGTGGTGTTTCAGCCGGTCACGGTGGACCTTGCCTCCCCTAAACCACCTGTAGCTGCTCCTGTGAAGGAGCCAATTCTGAAGAACGACAAGG GGTCTGGGACAGAATCCGACAGTGATGATTCTCCTCCAGAGCTGGAACAGGACACACAAACCTCTACACAGCAGGCACAG ctggcagcagcagcagaaatAGACGAGGAACCTGTCAGCAAAGCAAAACAGAGCAGGAGTGAAAAGAAAGCAAGAAAG GCTATGTCAAAGTTGGGGCTTCGCCAGGTCACCGGAGTTACACGAGTCACTATCCGAAAATCTAAGAACATTTTGTTTGTCATAACAAAGCCAGACGTATACAAGAGCCCAGCATCAGATACCTATATTGTCTTTGGAGAAGCTAAG ATTGAAGATCTCTCACAACAAGCCCAATTGGCTGCTGCAGAAAAGTTCAAGGTACAAGGAGAAGCAGTCTCAAACATACAGGAAAACACACAGACTCCCACAGTACAGGAGGAAAGCGAAGAGGAAGAG gttgatGAGACTGGAGTAGAAGTGAAGGACATTGAACTCGTAATGTCACAAGCTAATGTGTCCAGGGCGAAGGCTGTGCGTGCTCTCAAGAACAACAGCAACGACATTGTAAACGCCATCATG GAGTTGACGATGTGA